In the genome of Actinomadura luzonensis, the window CGTCAGCGTGCGCTCCCTGCAGGGCGACGCCGACGGCCTCGGCGAGCTGCTCCAGCGCGACAGCGCCGACCTGGTGCTGTGCCACAGCGTCCTGGAGTACGTCGAGGACCCGCGCAGCGCCCTGGCCGCGGTCGCGGGTGTGCTGCGCGGCCAAGGCGTCGTCAGCGTGCTGGCCGCCAACCCGATCGCCGCCGCCGTGCACCGCGCCCTGGCCGGGCAGTTCGACGAGGCGCGGGCGGTGCTGGACGACCCCGACGGCAGGTGGGGCGACCGTGACCCCACGCCCCGCCGCTTCACCGCCGACGCCGTCAGCGAGCTGCTGACCGCCACCGGGTTCACGCCCGGCCCGGTCCACGGCGTGCGGGTCTTCGCCGACCTGGTGCCGAGCCGGCTGCTCGACGGCGAGCCGGGGGCCGCCGAGTCCCTGGTGGCGCTGGAGCAGGCCGCCGCCCAGCACCGCGTGCTGCGCGACATCGCGAGCCAGGTCCACGTGCTCGGGCAGCGCGGCTGAACGCCCGCCCGGCACCCCTGACTGTCGAATTCGTGTTCGGATAGAATCGACGGCGTGTCCCGTAAGCAGATCACCGGCATCGGCCCCGCACCGCGCACCGGGGCCGATGACAGCGGCTGCCCGATCCTCCACGTCGACATGGACGCCTTCTTCGCCAGCGTCGAGCTGCTCGAACGCCCCGAGCTGCGCGGCCGCCCGGTGATCGTGGGCTCGCCCGCCGGGCGCGGCGTCGTGCTCAGCGCCACCTACGAGGCCCGCGCGTACGGCGTGCACTCCGCGATGCCGATGAGCCGGGCCCGCCGGCTCTGCCCGCAGGCCGTGATCATCCCGCCGAGCCACGGGAAGTACTCCGAGGTCTCCAAGGGCGTCATGGAGATCTTCCACACGATCACCCCGCTGGTCGAGCCCATCGCCTCCGACGAGGCGTTCCTCGACGTCGGCGGCGCCCGGCGGCGGCTCGGCCCGCCCGCGGCCGTCGCCGCCCTGATCAAGGAGCAGGTCCTCGACCGCTACGGCATCACCTGCTCCGTGGGCGTCGCCGCGAGCAAATTCGTGGCAAAGCTCGCCTCCAAGCAGTGCAAGCCCGACGGGCTGCTGGTGGTCCCCGCCGACGAGGTGGTGTCCTTCCTCCACCCGCTGCCCGTGTCGGCCCTGTGGGGCGTCGGCGAGCGCACCGAGCAGTCCCTGGTCCGGCTCGGCATCCGCACCGTCGGAGACCTCGCCAGAGTGCCGCAGGGCACGCTGCAGCGGGAGCTGGGCCAGGCCGTCGGCGGCCACCTCGCGGCGCTCGCCTGGGGGCGCGACGAGCGGCCGGTGACCGCCCACGTCCCCGACAAGAGCATCGGCAACGAGGAGACCTTCGCCGCGGACGTCGACGACCCCGACGTCATCAGGCGCGAGCTGCTGCGCCTGTCGGAGCGGGTGGCCGCCAGGATGCGTAAGGGCGGTCACGTGGGAAGAACTGTAAGTGTGAAGCTTCGCCGAGCCGATTTCACGACGATCAGCCGCTCACGCACGCTGCGCGAGCCGACCGACGTGGCCCAGGTGATCTACGCCACCGCCTGCGAGCTGTTCCAGGCGGCGGGGCTGGAGCGGGTGCGGCTGCGCCTGGTGGGGGTCCGGATGGAGAACCTGCGTCCGGCCCAGGAGGCCACCCGGCAGCTCGGTCTCGGCGAGCGGGAGACCGGCTGGAGAGAGGCCGAGCAGGCCATGGACAAGGCGATCCGCAGATTCGGTCCCGATGCGGTGGTCCCGGCATCGCTCGTACGTGGCAAGCTTGATGAAATAGAGACATGACGCCGATGTCTCTCCTCTGTGGTGCGCCGGTGTCACGATTTTGGGGGAAGGGGGGCGAGTTGGGCCACAATAGAGCCATGACGTCACCTCCGGTTTGGTCTGCGTTGGACGTTTGCTTTCGCCTACGTCTACAGCCTCGTATTCTGGGGATAACCGACCGCGAGGTCCGGACACCCCGTGTCGTCCGTTGCCGTCTTCCCCGTCCTGGGGCCGTCCTTGGGAGGCGCCGTGCCGCTCTCTGAGCACGAGCAGCGCTTGCTCGAACAGATCGAGCAGGCCCTCTACGCCGAGGACCCGAAGTGGGCCAACACCGTAAGGATCAGCGACCCGCGCCGCCACTACAAACGTCGCCTGATCAAGGCCAGCATCGGCTTCGCCCTCGGCGTCGTCGTCATGATGGTCGGCGTCGTCCTGAGCGGCGCTGCTCTGATCCCG includes:
- a CDS encoding methyltransferase domain-containing protein; this encodes MRAESATKTPAARTAVVWDALRSALAERAAATGREALDIVDAGGGTGGFAVPLAELGHSVTVVDPSPDSLAALERRAKEKGVSVRSLQGDADGLGELLQRDSADLVLCHSVLEYVEDPRSALAAVAGVLRGQGVVSVLAANPIAAAVHRALAGQFDEARAVLDDPDGRWGDRDPTPRRFTADAVSELLTATGFTPGPVHGVRVFADLVPSRLLDGEPGAAESLVALEQAAAQHRVLRDIASQVHVLGQRG
- the dinB gene encoding DNA polymerase IV, producing the protein MSRKQITGIGPAPRTGADDSGCPILHVDMDAFFASVELLERPELRGRPVIVGSPAGRGVVLSATYEARAYGVHSAMPMSRARRLCPQAVIIPPSHGKYSEVSKGVMEIFHTITPLVEPIASDEAFLDVGGARRRLGPPAAVAALIKEQVLDRYGITCSVGVAASKFVAKLASKQCKPDGLLVVPADEVVSFLHPLPVSALWGVGERTEQSLVRLGIRTVGDLARVPQGTLQRELGQAVGGHLAALAWGRDERPVTAHVPDKSIGNEETFAADVDDPDVIRRELLRLSERVAARMRKGGHVGRTVSVKLRRADFTTISRSRTLREPTDVAQVIYATACELFQAAGLERVRLRLVGVRMENLRPAQEATRQLGLGERETGWREAEQAMDKAIRRFGPDAVVPASLVRGKLDEIET
- a CDS encoding DUF3040 domain-containing protein; the protein is MPLSEHEQRLLEQIEQALYAEDPKWANTVRISDPRRHYKRRLIKASIGFALGVVVMMVGVVLSGAALIPLGVGGFVVMLAACLWGLSSWKRMNGFGDSPPAAGQRGPGKQARRTNRGTFMERMEERWRRRHDER